Proteins encoded in a region of the Perognathus longimembris pacificus isolate PPM17 chromosome 11, ASM2315922v1, whole genome shotgun sequence genome:
- the Prr9 gene encoding proline-rich protein 9 — MSFSDQQYKQPCALPPSLQKTQEQCQAQAKEACLSQGQDPCQDECLPQVQEACLPQDQESNKGNCPQQGQDPCLPPCQDQSLPQCAEPCQEPAETKCVEACPLKVQESCSAPGKGK; from the coding sequence ATGTCCTTCAGTGATCAGCAGTACAAGCAGCCCTGTGCGCTACCTCCAAGTCTTCAAAAGACCCAAGAGCAGTGCCAGGCACAAGCGAAGGAGGCATGCCTCTCCCAGGGCCAGGACCCCTGCCAAGATGAGTGCCTGCCACAAGTTCAGGAGGCATGTCTTCCTCAGGACCAAGAGTCAAACAAAGGAAACTGCCCACAGCAAGGTCAAGATCCATGTCTACCTCCGTGCCAAGACCAAAGTCTGCCTCAGTGTGCCGAGCCATGCCAGGAGCCAGCTGAAACAAAATGTGTAGAGGCGTGCCCACTGAAAGTCCAAGAAAGTTGCTCAGCCCCTGGAAAGGGAAAGTAG